The following are encoded in a window of Pseudomonas sp. JQ170C genomic DNA:
- the infB gene encoding translation initiation factor IF-2 yields the protein MTQVTVKELAQEVAAPVERLLQQMREAGLPHTDAGQVVTDNEKQALLAHLKSSHKAKVEEPRKITLQRKTTSTLRVAGSKSISVEVRKKKVFVQRSPEEIQAEQKRELEERRAADNAAREKADAEARQRADEEARRQPAAASAAPAAAPAAPAPAPVIEAADAAPAPVADRKKDDVRRNDKARDDERRGGERRNEAPRVSVKVKEKEKAPTPRAAPRTTDEESDGFRRGGRGKGKPKKRNAHGFQNPTGPVIRDVQIGETITVSDLAQQMSVKGAEVVKFMFKLGTPVTINQVLDQETAQLVAEELGHKVTLVSDTALEDSLAESLKFEGETFSRAPVVTVMGHVDHGKTSLLDYIRRAKVAAGEAGGITQHIGAYHVETDRGMVTFLDTPGHAAFTAMRARGAKATDIVILVVAADDGVMPQTREAVQHAKAAGVPLVVAVNKIDKPGADLDRIRNELAVEGVTSEDWGGDTPFVKVSAKMGTGVDELLEAVLLQAEILELKATPSAPGRGVVVESRLDKGRGPVATVLVQDGTLRQGDMVLCGSNYGRVRAMLDENGKPVKEAGPSIPVEILGLDGTPDAGDELSVVADEKKAREVALFRQGKFREVKLARAHAGKLENIFENMGQEEKKTLNIVLKSDVRGSLEALQGSLSGLGNDEVQVRVIGGGVGGITESDANLALASNAVLFGFNVRADAGARKIVEQEGLDMRYYNVIYDIIEDVKKALTGMLGSDVRENILGIAEVRDVFRSPKFGAIAGCMVIEGVVYRNRPIRVLREDVVIFEGELESLRRFKDDASEVRAGMECGIGVKSYNDVKVGDKIEVFEKVQVARTL from the coding sequence ATGACGCAAGTCACGGTGAAAGAATTGGCCCAAGAGGTCGCTGCACCGGTAGAGCGCCTGCTGCAGCAGATGCGTGAGGCAGGTCTGCCGCACACCGACGCCGGTCAGGTAGTGACCGACAATGAGAAGCAGGCTCTGCTGGCTCATTTGAAGAGCAGCCACAAGGCGAAGGTGGAAGAGCCGCGCAAGATTACCTTGCAGCGCAAGACCACCAGCACCCTGCGTGTTGCCGGTAGCAAGAGCATCAGCGTAGAAGTACGCAAGAAGAAAGTATTCGTCCAGCGCAGCCCGGAAGAAATCCAGGCCGAGCAGAAGCGCGAGCTGGAAGAGCGCCGCGCGGCGGACAACGCAGCTCGTGAAAAAGCCGATGCCGAAGCACGTCAGCGTGCCGACGAAGAAGCCCGCCGTCAGCCAGCGGCTGCATCCGCGGCACCTGCTGCTGCACCGGCCGCTCCTGCGCCGGCTCCGGTAATCGAAGCAGCCGATGCTGCTCCGGCCCCGGTTGCTGATCGCAAGAAAGACGACGTGCGTCGTAACGACAAAGCCCGTGACGACGAGCGTCGTGGCGGCGAGCGCCGTAACGAAGCGCCGCGTGTGTCGGTCAAGGTCAAGGAAAAGGAAAAGGCGCCAACGCCGCGTGCTGCTCCGCGTACTACCGACGAAGAAAGCGATGGCTTCCGTCGTGGTGGTCGTGGCAAGGGCAAGCCGAAGAAGCGCAACGCCCACGGTTTCCAGAACCCGACCGGTCCGGTTATCCGCGACGTACAGATTGGCGAGACCATCACGGTTTCCGACCTGGCGCAGCAGATGTCGGTCAAAGGCGCTGAAGTCGTCAAGTTCATGTTCAAGCTGGGCACTCCGGTGACCATCAACCAGGTGCTCGATCAGGAGACTGCTCAGCTGGTCGCCGAAGAGCTGGGCCACAAGGTCACTCTGGTCAGCGACACTGCCCTGGAAGACTCCCTGGCCGAATCGCTGAAGTTTGAAGGCGAAACCTTCTCCCGTGCTCCGGTTGTGACCGTAATGGGTCACGTTGACCACGGTAAGACCTCGCTGCTCGACTATATCCGTCGTGCCAAGGTTGCCGCAGGCGAAGCCGGTGGTATCACCCAGCACATTGGTGCCTACCACGTAGAAACCGACCGTGGCATGGTTACCTTCCTCGACACCCCAGGTCACGCCGCGTTTACCGCCATGCGTGCCCGTGGTGCCAAGGCTACTGACATCGTGATCCTGGTGGTCGCTGCGGACGACGGCGTAATGCCTCAGACCCGTGAAGCGGTGCAACATGCCAAGGCCGCCGGTGTTCCGTTGGTCGTTGCGGTGAACAAGATCGACAAGCCAGGTGCTGACCTCGATCGCATCCGTAACGAACTGGCCGTCGAAGGCGTGACTTCCGAGGACTGGGGTGGTGACACGCCATTCGTCAAAGTGTCCGCGAAGATGGGTACCGGCGTAGACGAACTGCTCGAAGCCGTTCTGCTGCAAGCCGAGATCCTCGAGCTCAAGGCTACGCCATCGGCCCCGGGTCGTGGTGTGGTGGTCGAGTCGCGTCTGGACAAGGGCCGCGGCCCAGTGGCCACCGTGCTGGTTCAAGACGGTACCCTGCGCCAGGGCGACATGGTCCTGTGCGGCTCGAACTACGGCCGTGTACGTGCCATGCTCGACGAAAACGGCAAGCCTGTTAAGGAAGCCGGTCCGTCGATCCCGGTCGAGATTCTCGGCCTGGACGGTACCCCGGACGCTGGTGACGAACTGAGCGTTGTGGCCGACGAGAAGAAGGCCCGCGAAGTTGCACTGTTCCGTCAAGGCAAGTTCCGCGAAGTCAAACTGGCTCGTGCACATGCCGGCAAACTCGAAAACATCTTCGAGAACATGGGCCAGGAAGAGAAGAAGACCCTCAACATCGTACTCAAGTCCGACGTTCGTGGTTCTCTCGAGGCTCTGCAGGGCTCCCTGAGCGGTCTGGGCAACGACGAAGTACAGGTTCGTGTGATCGGCGGCGGTGTCGGTGGTATCACCGAGAGCGATGCCAACCTGGCCCTGGCTTCCAATGCAGTACTGTTCGGCTTCAACGTGCGTGCCGATGCCGGCGCGCGCAAGATCGTCGAGCAGGAAGGTCTGGATATGCGTTACTACAACGTGATCTACGACATCATTGAAGACGTCAAGAAAGCCCTGACCGGTATGCTCGGCAGCGATGTTCGCGAGAACATCCTGGGTATCGCCGAAGTGCGTGATGTGTTCCGTTCGCCGAAGTTCGGCGCCATCGCTGGCTGTATGGTCATCGAGGGTGTGGTCTACCGCAACCGTCCGATCCGCGTTCTGCGCGAAGACGTGGTGATCTTCGAGGGCGAGCTGGAATCGCTGCGTCGCTTCAAGGACGATGCGTCCGAAGTGCGTGCCGGCATGGAATGCGGTATCGGCGTGAAGAGCTACAACGACGTCAAGGTCGGCGACAAGATCGAAGTCTTCGAGAAAGTCCAAGTGGCTCGTACGCTCTAA
- a CDS encoding DUF748 domain-containing protein, producing the protein MPKGLKRALGAMLAAVALYSLLGFLILPGVALRIANQQLANYATVPAHLQRIELNPFSLELTLWGLQIGEPGKEQVGFERLYANLQLDSLWSGALHLDGIELDKARTEVLFAKDGSLNLTQLFKLPPSEPKPEEPPSDPFPVRIGSIKLSEGYLHFEDQRPSEPIEFLYDSMNLELKNLSTLPEDSSDMTLVAIGPHGGRIDWSGTFSLIPLASEGTLKVTDGKMKAFWPYVRDAVPLVLEEGVISLDTHYTLNLSKETELLLDNTAVSIAPFAIKAPDGRPLARLARLDVSETSVDLAKQLVTVGKIRSEKLETWAALESDGQLDWQKLFASQPAKASPKEKTAPAAAEPEATKEATAAAPSKPWQVLLKDVQLRNYQVHLADRSQKEPVALELGPLNLDLQNFDSLNQSPFTLKLDTGVGKQGKLQAAGEVNLAPVTARVKVNTQDIDLRVAQAYISPFIRLELRSGMLGSDLDVNLKSVEPLAFTIDGKAQVNQLHTLDTIKDRDFVKWQQLNLDAVSYRHGDALSIGKVSLKQPYARFMINEDRTTNIDDLLIPQPATAQAQATNKPAANSAKPLGIRIGAIDINDGSANFADFSLTPNFATAIQQLNGQIGTIDNRQPKPAKVDIKGKVDRYAPVTIKGALNPFDPMASLDIATSFKRVELTTLTPYSGKFAGFRIRKGRLNIDLHYIITQGRLKAENKVVVEQLQLGEKVDSPDAVDLPIRLAVALLKDTEGKISIELPVTGDLNDPQFSVMPIVWQTLRNLVLRAAQAPFKFIGGLISGGDAQDLGSVAFAAGSSDLAPDAQSALDKLAAALKERPALRLEIEGTSAQSSDGPLIAQQRLEREYQSTYYKILQRRGDKVPAQASDLKVPDGDKPAMLEGIYRTRLKQQPPAEWEQLDREQRTTQLRDAVLKSWAESALLLRQLGQARASSIKDYLVDKAKLEDDRVYFIDASLGQAEPDGRVITPMHLDAE; encoded by the coding sequence ATGCCCAAAGGATTGAAACGCGCCCTCGGCGCCATGCTGGCCGCAGTGGCCTTGTACAGCCTGCTTGGCTTTCTGATTCTCCCAGGGGTGGCCCTGCGTATCGCCAACCAGCAATTGGCCAATTACGCCACGGTGCCCGCCCACTTGCAGCGTATCGAGCTCAACCCGTTCAGCCTGGAGTTGACGCTCTGGGGGCTGCAGATCGGTGAACCAGGCAAGGAACAGGTCGGCTTCGAGCGCCTCTACGCCAACCTCCAGCTCGATAGCCTGTGGTCAGGTGCCCTGCACCTGGATGGCATTGAGCTGGACAAGGCCCGCACAGAAGTACTGTTTGCCAAGGATGGCAGCCTGAACCTGACGCAACTGTTCAAGTTGCCACCCAGTGAGCCCAAGCCTGAAGAGCCGCCGAGCGATCCCTTCCCGGTGCGCATCGGCAGCATCAAACTGAGTGAAGGTTACCTGCACTTCGAGGACCAGCGCCCCAGCGAGCCGATCGAGTTCCTCTACGACTCGATGAACCTGGAACTGAAGAACCTCAGCACCCTGCCCGAAGACAGTTCCGACATGACCCTGGTGGCCATCGGCCCGCACGGCGGTCGCATCGACTGGAGCGGCACGTTCAGCCTGATCCCGCTCGCCTCTGAAGGCACCCTGAAGGTTACTGACGGCAAGATGAAGGCCTTCTGGCCCTATGTCCGCGATGCCGTCCCGCTGGTGCTGGAAGAAGGCGTGATCAGCCTCGACACCCATTACACGCTGAACCTCTCCAAGGAAACCGAGCTGCTGCTCGACAACACCGCTGTCAGTATCGCGCCGTTTGCCATCAAGGCCCCGGATGGGCGCCCGCTGGCCCGCCTGGCCCGCCTGGATGTGAGCGAAACGTCCGTGGACCTGGCCAAGCAGTTGGTGACGGTCGGCAAGATTCGCAGCGAGAAACTGGAAACCTGGGCGGCCCTGGAGTCGGATGGGCAACTTGATTGGCAGAAGCTGTTCGCCAGCCAGCCCGCCAAGGCAAGCCCGAAAGAAAAGACCGCGCCTGCAGCCGCCGAACCGGAGGCTACAAAAGAAGCCACAGCCGCAGCACCGAGCAAACCCTGGCAAGTCCTGCTCAAGGACGTGCAGTTGCGCAACTATCAAGTCCACCTGGCCGACCGCTCGCAAAAAGAGCCCGTCGCCCTGGAGCTTGGCCCGCTGAATCTGGACCTGCAGAACTTCGACAGCCTCAACCAGTCACCCTTTACCCTCAAGCTCGATACCGGCGTTGGCAAGCAAGGCAAGCTGCAGGCTGCCGGTGAGGTCAACCTGGCGCCGGTCACGGCACGGGTCAAGGTCAACACCCAGGACATTGACCTGCGCGTTGCCCAGGCCTACATCAGCCCCTTCATACGCCTGGAGCTGCGTAGCGGCATGCTGGGCAGTGACCTCGATGTAAACCTCAAGAGCGTCGAGCCCTTGGCCTTCACGATCGACGGCAAGGCCCAGGTCAACCAACTGCACACCCTCGACACCATCAAGGATCGAGACTTCGTCAAATGGCAGCAGTTGAACCTGGATGCGGTGTCCTACCGCCACGGTGATGCCCTGAGCATCGGCAAGGTGAGCCTGAAGCAGCCCTATGCGCGCTTCATGATCAACGAAGACCGCACCACCAACATCGACGATCTGCTGATTCCCCAGCCAGCCACGGCCCAAGCCCAGGCGACGAACAAGCCTGCAGCGAATAGCGCCAAGCCATTGGGCATTCGCATCGGTGCCATCGACATCAACGACGGCTCGGCCAATTTTGCCGACTTCAGCCTGACGCCCAACTTCGCCACGGCCATCCAACAGCTCAACGGCCAGATCGGTACCATCGACAATCGCCAGCCCAAACCGGCGAAGGTTGACATCAAGGGCAAGGTCGATCGCTATGCACCCGTTACCATCAAAGGTGCCCTGAACCCCTTCGACCCGATGGCCAGCCTGGATATCGCCACCAGCTTCAAGCGTGTCGAGCTGACCACCCTGACGCCTTATTCAGGCAAGTTCGCCGGGTTCCGCATCCGCAAGGGCCGGCTCAATATCGACCTGCACTACATCATCACCCAGGGCCGGCTGAAGGCCGAGAACAAAGTGGTGGTCGAGCAGCTGCAACTGGGTGAGAAAGTCGACAGCCCGGACGCAGTCGATCTACCGATCCGCCTGGCGGTGGCGCTGCTCAAGGACACCGAGGGCAAGATCTCCATTGAACTGCCGGTCACGGGCGACCTCAACGATCCCCAGTTCAGCGTCATGCCGATTGTCTGGCAGACCCTGCGCAACCTGGTGCTGCGCGCGGCCCAGGCGCCGTTCAAGTTCATTGGTGGCTTGATCAGCGGTGGCGATGCCCAGGACCTTGGCAGCGTGGCCTTTGCCGCCGGCTCCAGCGACCTGGCGCCCGACGCCCAAAGTGCCCTGGACAAACTGGCAGCCGCCCTCAAGGAGCGCCCGGCCCTGCGCCTGGAGATCGAAGGTACCAGCGCCCAGAGCAGCGACGGCCCGTTGATTGCCCAGCAGCGCCTGGAACGTGAGTACCAGAGCACCTACTACAAGATCCTCCAGCGCCGCGGCGACAAAGTGCCAGCCCAGGCCTCGGACTTGAAAGTGCCCGATGGCGACAAGCCGGCCATGCTCGAAGGCATCTACCGTACCCGCCTGAAACAGCAACCACCTGCCGAGTGGGAGCAACTGGACCGTGAGCAGCGCACCACTCAGTTGCGCGATGCAGTGCTCAAATCCTGGGCTGAAAGTGCCCTGCTGCTGCGCCAGCTCGGCCAGGCACGAGCCAGCAGCATCAAGGACTATCTGGTCGACAAGGCCAAGCTGGAAGATGACCGGGTGTATTTCATTGATGCAAGCCTCGGCCAGGCCGAACCGGATGGTCGTGTGATTACACCGATGCACCTGGACGCCGAGTAA
- the pnp gene encoding polyribonucleotide nucleotidyltransferase: MNPVIKKFQFGQSTVTLETGRIARQASGAVLVTVDNDVTVLVTVVGAKQADPGKGFFPLSVHYQEKTYAAGKIPGGFFKREGRPSEKETLTSRLIDRPIRPLFPEGFMNEVQVVCTVVSTSKKTDPDIAAMIGTSAALAISGIPFEGPIGAARVAFHESTGYLLNPTYEQLAASSLDMVVAGTSDAVLMVESEAKELTEDQMLGAVLFAHDEFQAVIQAVKELAAEAAKPTWDWKPAVANTELLNAIRAEFGEAVSQGYTITVKADRYARLGELRDQAIAKFSGEEGQPSASEVKEIFGEIEYRTVRENIVNGKPRIDGRDTKTVRPLNIEVGVLPKTHGSALFTRGETQALVVATLGTARDAQLLDTLEGEKKDPFMLHYNFPPFSVGECGRMGGAGRREIGHGRLARRSVQAMLPAADVFPYTIRVVSEITESNGSSSMASVCGASLALMDAGVPMKAPVAGIAMGLVKEGEKFAVLTDILGDEDHLGDMDFKVAGTAKGVTALQMDIKINGITEEIMEIALGQALEARLNILGQMNQIIGQSRSELSENAPTMIAMKIDTDKIRDVIGKGGATIRAICEETKASIDIEDDGSIKIFGETKDAAEAARQRVLSITAEAEIGKIYVGKVERIVDFGAFVNILPGKDGLVHISMLSDARVEKVTDILKEGQEVEVLVLDVDNRGRIKLSIKDVAAAKASGV; the protein is encoded by the coding sequence GTGAACCCGGTAATCAAGAAATTCCAGTTCGGTCAATCGACCGTTACCCTCGAGACGGGCCGTATTGCTCGTCAAGCGTCCGGCGCCGTATTGGTCACCGTCGACAACGATGTCACCGTGCTGGTGACCGTGGTCGGTGCCAAGCAGGCCGATCCAGGCAAAGGCTTCTTCCCCCTGTCCGTTCACTATCAGGAAAAGACCTACGCCGCCGGCAAGATCCCTGGTGGTTTCTTCAAGCGTGAAGGCCGTCCTTCCGAGAAAGAAACCCTGACTTCGCGTCTGATCGACCGCCCAATCCGTCCGCTGTTCCCGGAAGGCTTCATGAACGAAGTGCAGGTTGTCTGCACCGTCGTTTCCACCAGCAAGAAAACCGATCCGGACATCGCTGCGATGATCGGTACCTCGGCTGCCCTGGCTATTTCCGGCATTCCATTTGAAGGCCCGATCGGCGCCGCGCGCGTTGCTTTCCACGAGAGCACCGGCTACCTGCTGAACCCGACCTACGAGCAACTGGCTGCCTCGAGCCTGGACATGGTCGTCGCCGGTACTTCCGATGCCGTACTGATGGTTGAATCGGAAGCCAAAGAGCTTACCGAAGACCAGATGCTGGGCGCCGTACTGTTCGCCCACGACGAATTCCAGGCTGTGATCCAGGCTGTCAAAGAGCTGGCCGCTGAAGCCGCCAAGCCGACCTGGGACTGGAAGCCAGCCGTTGCCAACACCGAACTGCTGAACGCCATCCGCGCCGAATTCGGCGAAGCCGTTTCCCAGGGCTACACCATCACCGTCAAGGCCGACCGTTACGCGCGCCTGGGCGAGCTGCGTGATCAGGCGATCGCCAAGTTCTCCGGTGAAGAAGGTCAGCCTTCGGCTTCCGAAGTCAAAGAGATCTTCGGTGAGATCGAATACCGCACCGTTCGCGAGAACATCGTCAACGGCAAGCCACGTATCGACGGTCGCGACACCAAGACCGTACGTCCGCTGAACATCGAAGTCGGCGTTCTGCCAAAGACCCACGGTTCGGCGCTGTTCACCCGTGGCGAAACCCAGGCCCTGGTCGTTGCGACCCTGGGTACTGCCCGTGACGCACAACTGCTCGACACCCTCGAAGGCGAGAAAAAAGACCCCTTCATGCTGCACTACAACTTCCCTCCGTTCTCGGTGGGCGAGTGTGGTCGCATGGGCGGTGCTGGCCGTCGCGAAATCGGTCACGGCCGTCTGGCCCGTCGTTCGGTTCAGGCCATGCTGCCTGCTGCTGACGTCTTCCCGTACACCATTCGTGTGGTATCGGAAATCACCGAGTCCAACGGTTCCAGCTCCATGGCTTCGGTCTGCGGTGCCTCCCTGGCCCTGATGGACGCCGGTGTACCGATGAAGGCGCCGGTTGCCGGTATCGCCATGGGGCTGGTTAAAGAAGGCGAGAAGTTCGCTGTTCTGACCGACATCCTGGGTGACGAAGACCACCTGGGCGACATGGACTTCAAGGTAGCCGGTACCGCCAAAGGTGTTACCGCGCTGCAGATGGACATCAAGATCAACGGCATCACCGAAGAGATCATGGAAATCGCCCTGGGCCAAGCCTTGGAAGCGCGCCTGAACATCCTCGGCCAGATGAACCAGATCATTGGTCAGTCCCGTAGCGAACTGTCGGAAAATGCTCCGACCATGATCGCGATGAAGATTGATACCGACAAGATCCGTGACGTCATCGGTAAAGGCGGCGCGACCATTCGTGCCATCTGCGAAGAAACCAAGGCTTCGATCGACATCGAAGACGACGGTTCGATCAAGATCTTCGGTGAGACCAAAGATGCCGCTGAAGCTGCTCGTCAGCGCGTCCTGAGCATCACTGCAGAGGCCGAGATCGGCAAGATCTACGTGGGCAAGGTCGAACGCATCGTTGACTTCGGTGCTTTCGTCAACATCCTGCCGGGCAAGGACGGTCTGGTTCACATCTCCATGCTGAGCGATGCTCGCGTCGAGAAAGTGACCGACATCCTCAAGGAAGGTCAGGAAGTCGAAGTACTGGTACTGGACGTGGACAACCGCGGCCGTATCAAGCTGTCGATCAAAGATGTTGCAGCAGCAAAGGCATCGGGCGTCTAA
- the rbfA gene encoding 30S ribosome-binding factor RbfA, which produces MAKEYSRTQRIGDQMQRELAQLIRREVKDPRVGLVTITAVDVSRDVGHAKVYITVMGQDSAEDIKQSLKVLNSAAGFLRMQLGKEMKLRSVPQLHFHYDESVTRGAHLSALIERAVAEDSQHQAADTPDTKE; this is translated from the coding sequence ATGGCAAAAGAATATAGCCGTACCCAACGCATTGGCGATCAGATGCAGCGCGAGCTGGCCCAACTGATTCGTCGCGAAGTCAAAGATCCACGCGTCGGCCTGGTGACCATCACCGCCGTCGACGTCAGCCGCGATGTTGGCCATGCCAAGGTGTATATCACCGTCATGGGCCAGGACAGCGCTGAAGACATCAAGCAAAGCCTGAAAGTGCTCAACTCCGCTGCGGGTTTCCTGCGCATGCAGTTGGGCAAGGAAATGAAACTGCGCAGCGTGCCGCAGTTGCACTTCCACTACGACGAAAGCGTGACCCGCGGTGCCCATCTGTCGGCACTGATCGAGCGTGCTGTCGCCGAAGACAGCCAGCACCAGGCCGCCGATACCCCGGACACCAAGGAGTAA
- the rpsO gene encoding 30S ribosomal protein S15: MALSVEEKAKIVGEFQQAAGDTGSPEVQVALLTANINKLQGHFKANGKDHHSRRGLIRMVNQRRKLLDYLKGKDTTRYSALIGRLGLRR; this comes from the coding sequence ATGGCACTCAGCGTTGAAGAAAAAGCAAAGATCGTTGGCGAATTCCAGCAAGCTGCTGGTGACACCGGTAGCCCGGAAGTGCAAGTTGCACTGCTGACCGCCAACATCAACAAGCTGCAAGGCCACTTCAAGGCCAACGGTAAAGACCACCACTCCCGTCGTGGTCTGATCCGCATGGTTAACCAGCGTCGTAAGCTGCTGGACTACCTGAAGGGCAAAGACACCACTCGTTACAGCGCCCTGATCGGTCGCCTGGGTCTGCGTCGCTAA
- a CDS encoding BON domain-containing protein, with amino-acid sequence MKKFAIAAATATALTLTMANAAFAQQPAQAPLTVAAGEMTEAKEATSDTWITTKVKADLMTEKGVPGTDIKVETNKGVVALSSDVTLTDSQKDMAVAIAKKIKGVKAVSADGLKSE; translated from the coding sequence ATGAAGAAGTTCGCTATTGCTGCCGCTACTGCCACCGCCCTGACCCTGACCATGGCTAATGCGGCATTCGCCCAACAGCCTGCCCAGGCACCGTTGACTGTTGCTGCCGGTGAAATGACCGAGGCCAAAGAAGCGACCTCCGATACCTGGATCACCACCAAGGTCAAAGCTGACCTGATGACTGAGAAAGGCGTCCCTGGCACTGACATCAAAGTCGAAACCAACAAAGGTGTGGTTGCCCTGTCTTCCGATGTGACGCTGACCGACTCGCAGAAAGATATGGCAGTGGCCATTGCCAAGAAAATCAAAGGCGTGAAAGCCGTATCGGCTGACGGCCTGAAATCCGAATAA
- the truB gene encoding tRNA pseudouridine(55) synthase TruB, with protein MAQVKRIRRNVSGIILLDKPLGFTSNAALQKVRWLLNAEKAGHTGSLDPLASGVLPLCFGEATKFSQYLLDSDKGYETVMQLGQTTTTGDAEGEVLKTRDVTVGRADIEAVLPQFRGEISQIPPMYSALKRDGQPLYKLARAGEVVEREARSVTINRLELLECEGTRVRLSVGCTKGTYIRTLVEDIGEILGCGAYVAELRRTRAGPFELAQTVTLEELEAVHAEGGNEAVDRFLMPSDSGLQDWPLLQFSEHSAFYWLHGQPVRAPDAPKFGMVRVQDHNGRFIGIGEVSEDGRIAPRRLIRSE; from the coding sequence GTGGCCCAGGTCAAACGTATCCGTCGTAATGTCAGCGGCATCATCCTGCTCGACAAGCCATTGGGGTTTACCTCCAATGCAGCCCTGCAGAAAGTCCGCTGGCTGCTCAATGCTGAAAAGGCTGGCCACACCGGCAGCCTTGACCCGCTGGCCAGTGGTGTATTGCCACTGTGCTTCGGTGAAGCCACCAAGTTTTCCCAGTACCTGCTCGATTCCGACAAAGGATATGAGACGGTCATGCAGTTGGGGCAGACCACCACCACGGGCGATGCTGAAGGCGAAGTGCTGAAAACCCGTGACGTGACCGTTGGTCGCGCGGATATTGAAGCGGTTCTGCCACAATTTCGTGGTGAAATCAGTCAGATACCGCCGATGTACTCCGCCCTCAAGCGCGATGGCCAGCCGTTGTACAAGCTGGCGCGTGCAGGTGAAGTAGTGGAGCGTGAAGCACGTTCTGTTACTATTAACCGCTTGGAGTTGCTCGAGTGCGAAGGCACCCGGGTTCGGCTTTCAGTGGGTTGCACCAAGGGCACTTACATCCGCACGCTGGTCGAAGATATCGGCGAGATCCTCGGTTGTGGCGCCTATGTTGCCGAACTGCGTCGTACGCGTGCCGGTCCCTTCGAGCTTGCCCAGACGGTGACTCTCGAAGAGCTTGAAGCAGTTCACGCCGAAGGCGGCAACGAGGCGGTCGATCGTTTCCTGATGCCGTCCGATAGCGGTCTGCAAGACTGGCCTCTGTTGCAGTTTTCCGAGCACAGCGCCTTCTACTGGTTGCATGGTCAGCCAGTCAGGGCTCCCGATGCGCCGAAGTTCGGCATGGTTCGGGTACAAGATCACAACGGTCGTTTCATCGGTATCGGTGAAGTGAGCGAAGACGGGCGCATCGCGCCGCGTCGACTGATTCGGTCAGAATGA